The following DNA comes from Limnobacter sp. SAORIC-580.
CCATGTTGTTCCAGCCAGTTGGCTTGGAGGGGTCACGGTAATAAGTACGCAGGTAGGTGTAAATGTAATCAGCACCAGGACCATTCGCAGAAGCACGTGAACGTGCAATCAGCGACAGGTCAGGCGGTGCAGCACCAAACCATTTCTTGGCATCTTTTGGATCCATCGAAATATTCATGGTGTCGCCCACGTTGTCGGTGGCAAACATCAGGTTTTCCTTGATCTGCTCATCGGTCAAACCAATGTCGCGCAAGCGGTTGTAACGCATGCTTTCAGCAGAGTGGCAATTCAAACAGTAATTGGAAAACAACTTGGCACCGCGTTGAAGCGCGGCCAGGTCGTTCGTCAAGTCAGGCGCTGTGTCCAGTGGGTAATTACTGCCCGCACCGAAAACCAGTGAGGGAACAAGCGCCAACAAAGCCAGTAGTTTTTTCATCATTTAATCCTATCTTCTCCAGTTCGTCGTCCAGTCAGCTTGGTGCGCATGCTTAGTGCGGTTGAAACACAACACGGTCAGGCACAGGCTTGAAGGTGCCCAGCTTTGACCACCAAGGCATCGCCAGGAAGAACAGGAAGTAGTACAGGGTACCAATCTGGGAAACGATTTGGCCAATGTCTGATGGTGGCTTCACACCCAGATAGCCCAACACGATGAAGTTGATTACGAACACCGCGTATATCCACTTGTGCAGCGCTGGGCGATAACGGATCGACTTCACCTTGCTCTTGTCCAGCCATGGCAGGAAGAACAGGATAACAACCGCGCCACCCATGGCCACTACACCCCAGAACTTCGCATCCAGACCCAGGAACGGGAATGTGATGGCACGAAGAATGGAATAGAACGGTGTGAAGTACCAAACGGGAGCGATGTGCGCTGGTGTTTTCAACGGGTCAGCTGGAATGAAGTTGTTGTATTCCAGGAAGTAACCACCCATTTCAGGCGCGAAAAACACAATGGCAGAAAACACCATCAGGAACACGCCCACACCCAAAATGTCATGCACGGTGTAGTAAGGGTGGAAAGGAATGCCGTCCAGAGGCTTGCCGTTGGCATCCTTCTTTTCCTTGATTTCAACGCCGTCAGGATTGTTGGAACCCACTTCGTGCAAAGCCACCAAGTGCGCAGCCACCAGACCCAGCAACACCAGTGGAATGGCGATCACGTGGAAGGAGAAGAAACGGTTCAGGGTGGCATCGGAAACCACATAGTCACCGCGAATCCAGATGGCCAGATCAGGACCAATCACCGGAATTGCAGAGAACAGGTTCACGATCACCTGTGCACCCCAGTAGCTCATTTGGCCCCATGGCAACAAGTAACCAAAGAAAGCCTCAGCCATCAGACACAGGAAAATTGCAACACCAAAAATCCAGATCAGCTCACGGGGCTTGCGATAAGAACCATACAACAGGCCACGCATCATGTGCAGGTAAACCACCACGAAGAACATGGAAGCGCCGGTGGAATGCATGTAACGCACCAGCCAGCCCCACGGTACATCGCGCATGATGTACTCAACGGACTGGAAAGCTTTTGCCGCATCTGGTTTGTAGTGCATGACCAGGAAAATACCGGTCACTATCTGGATGACCAACACCAGCAAGGCCAGTGAGCCAAAAAAGTACCAGAAGTTGAAGTTTTTGGGCGCATAGTACTCGGACAAATGCGCTTTGTAGGTCGAGGTCAGGGGGAAACGCTGGTCAATCCAGCCCAACACGCCTGTTGTTTCGACTTTTTTGTCTGCCGCCATAATTACTACTCCTCGCTCTCAGATGTCAGGCGTTGTTCTCGTCTACACCGATCAACAACTTGGTGTCTGACAAATATTTGTGGGGTGGCACTTCCAGGTTGTCCGGTGCAGGTTTTCCAGCGTAAACGCGGCCAGCCAGATCAAACGTTGAACCGTGACAAGGGCAGAAGAAGCCGCCTTGCCAGTCATCGGGCAGGCTTGGCTGGGGACCGGGTTCAAAACGGGCGGAAGGCGAGCAGCCCAAGTGAGAGCAAATGCCCACTGCAACCAGATATTCTGGCTTGATGGAGCGGTGGGGATTGCGTGCGTACTCGGGGGTCAACTGGTCGGGGCTGCGCTCGGAATTCGGGTCAGCCAACTGGTCATCCAGCTTTGGCAGTGCTTCCACCACGGCTGGGTCGCGACGAACAACCCAAACTGGCTTTCCACGCCATTCGACAGTTTTCATGTCGCCTGGCTGCATGCCAGAAATATCAAGCTCAACTGGCGCACCGGCTGCTTTCGCGCGCTCGGAGGGTGCCATTGAAGTCAGAAACGCGCCACCAGTTGCCGCAGCCGCTACACCACCCGCTGCGCCGCAAGCGATCATCCATACGCGACGTTCTTTGTCTACAGGTTGATTATTGCTCATCAAAATAACCCCGAAAGTAAAATCCAGTGATCCATGCAACCGGAGATTGTACCCCACCAAGCTTAAAACAAGGAACAGTTTTGGGGAGAATTTCCATCAAATGCTGAGTGGACAGAAACATTTGCGGCCATACATTAGAAAACATCTAAACCGCAACGAACAAATCACGGAAAATCACTTCAATACCATAGCGTTGTGCAATCCATTCGCCCAGGGCCTTTACACCGCAACGTTCCGTGGCATGGTGACCGGCACCCAGCAAGCTGACATTGCATTCACGGGCCACATGCACGGCAGGCTCGGACAACTCACCAGTCAAGTACAAATCGGCGCCCTGCAAAGCCGCCTCCTCCACATAACCGGGTGCCCCGCCAGTGCACCAGGCCACGGTCGTCACCGTGCGCTCAGGGTCGCTGTTCCCTTCCACTTGAACATGGTGGCCCAATACACTGCTTACCTGCTGAACCAGTTCACTCAGAGGCTGAGGCTTCGAGAGCACACTCAAGTGAACCAAACCCTTGTCGCCCACCACACGGGTGCTGGGCCAACCCAACATTTTGCCCAATTGGGCGTTGTTGCCCAGCTCTGGGTGTTTGTCCAGCGGCAAGTGGTAAGCAAAAACGTTCAAATCATGGCCAAGTGCCAATTGCAGACGCTCCTTTCGAAACCCGGTCACCACCTGGGGGTCGCCTTTCCACATCAGGCCATGGTGTACCAAAATCGCATCGGCATTCAATTCAACCGCCAGCTCAATCAGCGCCCTGGATGCGGTGACACCCGTCAACAGCCGTTGAATACGGGGCCTGCCTTCCAACTGCAGCCCATTTGGGCAATAATCTGACATGCGAGCCTGATCCAGCAATTCCCGCAAATCATGTTCCAGCACATTCCGATCCACTGAAGCCAACGGCGCACCCCTGCATTCTTGATATGTTGAAAAAACTCTGGCTGACCTTTGCTCAGGCCTTAACCGTACTTCTTGCATTGTATTTCATCACCGAAGTACTACGCCCAGAGTGGGTACCCAACTGGCTGCAAAAGCCGGCTTATCAAACAGCCCAGCCCGAAGGTGTGGCTGGCTACCGCCATGCCGTGGACACCGCCATGCCGGCCGTGGTGAATATTTTTACCAGCAAACGCGCAAACAACTTGCCCAAGCACCCATTTTTCGAAGACCCGGAAATTCGTAAATTTTTCGGCGATGAACTAGAGGAACAGTTTGAGCAAGAAGAGCAAGCCTCTAGCCTGGGCTCGGGCGTCATTGTGAACAGCGACGGTTTGATTGTGACCAACCAGCACGTGGTTGAAGCAGCTGATGAAATTGAAGTCAGTCTGAACGACGGAAGAACAACCAAAGCTGAGCTGGTGGGAACTGACCCTGAAACCGATCTTGCCGTGCTTCGAATCAAACTCGATAACCTACCCAGCCTGAAATTTGCCGCCGATGAAACAGTGCGGGTGGGCGATGTGGTGCTGGCCATGGGCAACCCCTTCGGCGTGGGCCAAACCGTGACCATGGGCATTGTGAGTGCGCTGGGTCGAAACCACGTCGGCATTAACACGTTCGAGAACTTCATTCAAACCGATGCAGCCATTAACCCCGGCAACTCCGGCGGAGCGCTTGTGGATACCGCAGGCAATCTGCTGGGGATCAACACGGCCATTTACAGTCGCTCGGGAGGCTCATTGGGTATTGGCTTTGCCATCCCGGCCAAAACCGTTCAAGGGGTGTTGAACCAGATTGTGCGCACCGGCACGGTGACTCGCGGTTACATTGGTGTAGAGCAACAAAACATCACCGAAGAACTGGCCTCGGCATTTGATTTACCGCAAAAAGACGGTGTGATTATTGCGGGTATTGTGAAAGATGGCCCCGCGGACAAGGCTGGCCTGAAAGTGGGCGATATTCTGCTGAAGCTGGACGACAAAAAAATTACTGACACCACACAGATGTTGAACCAGATTGCGGCTTACGCACCAGGTGACAAAAAATCAGTGGAATTGTTGCGCGACGGCAAAACCGAGACCGTCATGATTGAGATTGGCGTGCGCCCAAAGCCTGGTGACTTTTTGAAACGGCCTTGATACATCATCAAGGCCAACCCGCCTGGCTTATGCTCTGATTTATTCCAGAATTTGCTGACGTTGTTTGCCGATAATTTTGGCAAACAGAATACCCACCTCGTACAAAATACAAATGGGAATGGCAAGAAACAGCTGTGACATCACATCGGGCGGTGTCACGATGGCAGCAATTACAAAAGCCGCCACAATCACATACCCACGAATTTCCACCAGTTTTTCTACGGTAACCACACCCAGGTACACCAACACCACCACCACAATGGGCACCTCGAAGGTCATGCCGAAAGCCATGAACATGGTCAGCACGAAGCTCATGTAGGCTTCAATGTCCGGTGCTGGCGTGATGCTTTGCGGGGCGAAATCGTTGATGAAGGCAAACACCTTGCCAAACACAATGAAATGACAAAAAGCAATGCCCACGAGAAACAGCACTGTGCTGGAAAAAATAATGGGCAAAGCCATTTTTTTCTCGTGTTGATACAAACCAGGCGCGATGAAGGCCCAGGCTTGATACAACAAGATGGGCAGAGAAATGACAAAGGCCACCATGGCAGTCAATTTCACGGGCACCATGAAGGGTGTGATCACGCCCGTGGCAATCATCTTGGTGCCTTCGGGCAGAGCGCTTTGAATGGGCAAGGCCAACAAATCAAAAATGTAGGCAGCGCCCGGGTAGGCCATCAAGGCCACAAACACAATCAAAAAACCAACCACTGCGCGCAACAAACGATCGCGCAGTTCGACCAGGTGACTGACAAAATTTTCTTGCTGACTCATTACCCATGCACCTTGTTATTTGGCCTCTACCTTGGGGGCAGGCCCCACGGGTTGCGCTGGCGCTGGCTCTTCCGCCTTTGGCGGAGATTGTGTGTTTGAATTGACGGTAGCCACGGCGGCCGGCTTGCTACTCTCAAGCTCCGCAATGTCATCTTCGATTGATTTCACGGATTTGTTCAAATCCGCCTCAGTGTCTCGCAAGGTGGTTTGAACGTCACCCTCAACCTTACGGGCAGCAGTCTGCATTTCTGCCTGCAGCTTGCGCAACTCGTCGATTTCCATTTCCCGATTGATCTCGGACTTCACGTCACTGACGTAACGTTGGGCCTTGCCCAACAAATGACCAACCGTTTTGGCCACCTTGGGCAGTTTTTCAGGACCTATCACCAGCAGCGCGATCACTGCGATGATAAGCATTTCCGAGAAAGCAATGTCGAACATGCTGCGCGCCGCAAAAAGGGGAAATTAACTGGAAGATTTCTCTTTGGCTTCGACGTCGATCGTGTCCGACTTCTTGCTGCTGTCGTCGGCCAATTTGGCGGCATTTTGCTCACCTTCCGAACCACCCTCTTTCATGCCATCCTTGAAACCTTTCACTGCACCACCCAGATCGGAACCGATGTTGCGCAATTTCTTGGTGCCAAACACCAACATCACGATGACCAGCACTATCACCCAGTGCCAAATGCTAAATGAACCCATGACTTACTCCTGATATGTTTTTCGTGTCTCGTTGCGTTACAAGGCAGGCATGCCGAGCATAACGCCCAATGGTTTATCACCACCAAGTATGTGCACATGAACATGATACACCTCTTGGCAACCTACCCTTCCAGTGTTCACGATGGTTCTAAAACCGTCATGACACCCTTCTTGCCTGGCCAATTGACCCGCAATGGTCATTATTTTTCCCATCACGGGAATGTCTTCTTCGGTGGCATCGGCCAGCGTGGGAATGTGCTTTTTCGGAATAATCAGAAAGTGCACTGGCGCAGCGGGCTTGATGTCGTGAAACGCGAGGATATCCTCGTCTTCGTATACTTTTCTGCTAGGGATTTCCCCAGCGACAATTTTGCAGAAAATGCAGTCTGACATTTCTTGTTCCTTTCGCGTGAATTTACTGGGGCCGATTGGCCTTCTCAACCAAACCAGACAAACCCATGCGACGGTCCAGTTCGGCCAGCACATCGGCAGCAGTCAAACCGTGCCAACCCAGCAAGACCAGGCTGTGGAACCACAAATCGGCTGTTTCAGCGATCACTTTGGCGGGGTCTTGATCTTTAGACGCCATCACCAGTTCGCAAGACTCCTCACCGATCTTTTTCAGGATCGCGTCCTGCCCCTTGTGGTGCAACTTGGCCACATAAGATTGCTCAGGACTGGCTTGCTTGCGTTCTTCAAGAACTTTCGTCAAACGCTCGAGCAAATCTCCAGACGCTTTTTCAAGGTCAGCCATGCGTGTTCATTCCTTATTTTTTGCCGTACATGTCGGAAGGGTTTTTCAGCACAGGGTCTTTGGCAACCCAACCGGGCTTTTCACCCGGCACACCTTCCAGCGCATAGTAAAAGCAGCTTTCACGGCCTGTGTGGCAAGCAATACCGCCTACCTGTTCCACCATCAGCACCAGCACATCGCCATCACAGTCCAGGCGAATTTCCTTGACCTTCTGCTGGTTGCCCGATTCCTCACCTTTGTGCCACAGTTTACCGCGCGAACGTGAAAAATACGTTGCAAAACCAGTGCTGGCTGTAATTTCGAGTGCCTCGCGGTTCATCCAGGCGACCATCAACACGCGTTTGCTGATGTGGTCTTGTGCAACCACGTTCACCAAGCCCTTGTCATCAAAGCTGACGCTGTCCAGCCAGTTCCCGGTGATTACGACATCCTTGCTCATTGAGAACGCTCCTTTACAAGCGAACTGTAATGCCGGCCTTGGCCATGTGGGCCTTGGCCTGCTGCACGGTGTACTCGCCGTAGTGAAATATGCTGGCTGCCAGCACAGCGCTGGCTTTGCCTTTGATCACACCATCCACCAAATGGTCGAGATTGCCCACACCACCGCTGGCGATCACGGGAATGGAAACGGCATCTGACACAGCTCGGGTTAATTCCAGATTGAAACCAATTTTGGTACCGTCGCGGTCCATGCTGGTCAACAGCAATTCGCCAGCACCCAAGGCCTGCATTTTGCGCGCCCATTCAACAGCATCAAGCCCCGTGGGCTTTCGACCGCCGTGGGTATACACCTCCCAGCCTGGCTCGCCATTGCTTTTCGCCTTGGCATCGATGGCCACGACAATGCACTGGGAACCATACTTGGTGGCAGCTTCACCGACCAATTCGGGATTGGTGACTGCCGAGGTGTTGATACTGATTTTGTCAGCACCTGCGTTTAGAAGCCTGCGCACGTCTTCCACCTTGCGCACACCGCCGCCCACAGTCAAGGGAATAAACACCTGACTGGCCACCGCCTCTATCACATGCAGAATCAGGTCACGGTCATCGGACGATGCCGTGATGTCCAGAAAGGTCAGTTCGTCTGCGCCTTGTTCATCGTAACGACGAGCAATTTCTACGGGGTCACCCGCATCGCGCAGTTCCACAAAGTTGACGCCTTTGACCACCCGACCTGCGGTTACATCCAGGCAGGGAATGATACGGCTTGCAAGCATTAGTAGGACTTTCCGTTCAATTCATCGGCCAGGGACTGGCCCTTGGCGAAATCAAGCGTACCTTCGTAGATGGAGCGGCCACAAATGGCACCCATCACACCCTCGTGCTCAACCGCACACAGCTGCTTCACATCGTCCAGATTGGTAATGCCACCCGAGGCGATCACCGGAATGGTCAGGGCATTGGCCAGGCGAACCGTGGCTTCAATGTTGACACCGCCCAACATGCCGTCAC
Coding sequences within:
- a CDS encoding cytochrome c1, with the protein product MKKLLALLALVPSLVFGAGSNYPLDTAPDLTNDLAALQRGAKLFSNYCLNCHSAESMRYNRLRDIGLTDEQIKENLMFATDNVGDTMNISMDPKDAKKWFGAAPPDLSLIARSRASANGPGADYIYTYLRTYYRDPSKPTGWNNMAFPNVGMPHVLWELQGEQVAKYEEVPAGYGKEGTVQQFVGFELTKPGTMTQVEYDQAMADLTSFLVFMAEPVREDRFKLGVIVLLFFGVFTIFAWRLNAAYWKDIK
- a CDS encoding histidine triad nucleotide-binding protein — translated: MSDCIFCKIVAGEIPSRKVYEDEDILAFHDIKPAAPVHFLIIPKKHIPTLADATEEDIPVMGKIMTIAGQLARQEGCHDGFRTIVNTGRVGCQEVYHVHVHILGGDKPLGVMLGMPAL
- the hisF gene encoding imidazole glycerol phosphate synthase subunit HisF, which translates into the protein MLASRIIPCLDVTAGRVVKGVNFVELRDAGDPVEIARRYDEQGADELTFLDITASSDDRDLILHVIEAVASQVFIPLTVGGGVRKVEDVRRLLNAGADKISINTSAVTNPELVGEAATKYGSQCIVVAIDAKAKSNGEPGWEVYTHGGRKPTGLDAVEWARKMQALGAGELLLTSMDRDGTKIGFNLELTRAVSDAVSIPVIASGGVGNLDHLVDGVIKGKASAVLAASIFHYGEYTVQQAKAHMAKAGITVRL
- a CDS encoding Nif3-like dinuclear metal center hexameric protein; translated protein: MDRNVLEHDLRELLDQARMSDYCPNGLQLEGRPRIQRLLTGVTASRALIELAVELNADAILVHHGLMWKGDPQVVTGFRKERLQLALGHDLNVFAYHLPLDKHPELGNNAQLGKMLGWPSTRVVGDKGLVHLSVLSKPQPLSELVQQVSSVLGHHVQVEGNSDPERTVTTVAWCTGGAPGYVEEAALQGADLYLTGELSEPAVHVARECNVSLLGAGHHATERCGVKALGEWIAQRYGIEVIFRDLFVAV
- the tatA gene encoding Sec-independent protein translocase subunit TatA, whose translation is MGSFSIWHWVIVLVIVMLVFGTKKLRNIGSDLGGAVKGFKDGMKEGGSEGEQNAAKLADDSSKKSDTIDVEAKEKSSS
- a CDS encoding S1C family serine protease, translating into MLKKLWLTFAQALTVLLALYFITEVLRPEWVPNWLQKPAYQTAQPEGVAGYRHAVDTAMPAVVNIFTSKRANNLPKHPFFEDPEIRKFFGDELEEQFEQEEQASSLGSGVIVNSDGLIVTNQHVVEAADEIEVSLNDGRTTKAELVGTDPETDLAVLRIKLDNLPSLKFAADETVRVGDVVLAMGNPFGVGQTVTMGIVSALGRNHVGINTFENFIQTDAAINPGNSGGALVDTAGNLLGINTAIYSRSGGSLGIGFAIPAKTVQGVLNQIVRTGTVTRGYIGVEQQNITEELASAFDLPQKDGVIIAGIVKDGPADKAGLKVGDILLKLDDKKITDTTQMLNQIAAYAPGDKKSVELLRDGKTETVMIEIGVRPKPGDFLKRP
- a CDS encoding phosphoribosyl-ATP diphosphatase; its protein translation is MADLEKASGDLLERLTKVLEERKQASPEQSYVAKLHHKGQDAILKKIGEESCELVMASKDQDPAKVIAETADLWFHSLVLLGWHGLTAADVLAELDRRMGLSGLVEKANRPQ
- the tatC gene encoding twin-arginine translocase subunit TatC, which codes for MSQQENFVSHLVELRDRLLRAVVGFLIVFVALMAYPGAAYIFDLLALPIQSALPEGTKMIATGVITPFMVPVKLTAMVAFVISLPILLYQAWAFIAPGLYQHEKKMALPIIFSSTVLFLVGIAFCHFIVFGKVFAFINDFAPQSITPAPDIEAYMSFVLTMFMAFGMTFEVPIVVVVLVYLGVVTVEKLVEIRGYVIVAAFVIAAIVTPPDVMSQLFLAIPICILYEVGILFAKIIGKQRQQILE
- the tatB gene encoding Sec-independent protein translocase protein TatB — translated: MFDIAFSEMLIIAVIALLVIGPEKLPKVAKTVGHLLGKAQRYVSDVKSEINREMEIDELRKLQAEMQTAARKVEGDVQTTLRDTEADLNKSVKSIEDDIAELESSKPAAVATVNSNTQSPPKAEEPAPAQPVGPAPKVEAK
- the hisI gene encoding phosphoribosyl-AMP cyclohydrolase; translation: MSKDVVITGNWLDSVSFDDKGLVNVVAQDHISKRVLMVAWMNREALEITASTGFATYFSRSRGKLWHKGEESGNQQKVKEIRLDCDGDVLVLMVEQVGGIACHTGRESCFYYALEGVPGEKPGWVAKDPVLKNPSDMYGKK
- the petA gene encoding ubiquinol-cytochrome c reductase iron-sulfur subunit, which codes for MSNNQPVDKERRVWMIACGAAGGVAAAATGGAFLTSMAPSERAKAAGAPVELDISGMQPGDMKTVEWRGKPVWVVRRDPAVVEALPKLDDQLADPNSERSPDQLTPEYARNPHRSIKPEYLVAVGICSHLGCSPSARFEPGPQPSLPDDWQGGFFCPCHGSTFDLAGRVYAGKPAPDNLEVPPHKYLSDTKLLIGVDENNA
- a CDS encoding cytochrome b: MAADKKVETTGVLGWIDQRFPLTSTYKAHLSEYYAPKNFNFWYFFGSLALLVLVIQIVTGIFLVMHYKPDAAKAFQSVEYIMRDVPWGWLVRYMHSTGASMFFVVVYLHMMRGLLYGSYRKPRELIWIFGVAIFLCLMAEAFFGYLLPWGQMSYWGAQVIVNLFSAIPVIGPDLAIWIRGDYVVSDATLNRFFSFHVIAIPLVLLGLVAAHLVALHEVGSNNPDGVEIKEKKDANGKPLDGIPFHPYYTVHDILGVGVFLMVFSAIVFFAPEMGGYFLEYNNFIPADPLKTPAHIAPVWYFTPFYSILRAITFPFLGLDAKFWGVVAMGGAVVILFFLPWLDKSKVKSIRYRPALHKWIYAVFVINFIVLGYLGVKPPSDIGQIVSQIGTLYYFLFFLAMPWWSKLGTFKPVPDRVVFQPH